Proteins from a single region of Candidatus Binatia bacterium:
- a CDS encoding peptide-N4-asparagine amidase, whose protein sequence is MTACSRAGFAPGVPGVPSQIATGPLSMQRAAERIRALGDAAGSKAAHGGAGYPATAVPRVQVPNEAPCVDVLFTPRTPPINKGDLRVGKFADYKDHPFHYEPPANCPGPYAKIVFKMHFRVSAGVQYDRTGAVWVGATNIFFGTTSEPGAHASPEWTVERDVSEYAPIFAQKSTGQASVYNIVNTQYTGIIYGSAELDFYPATSQYPAAHAADAVYPLSGGPTGGYVDLNSASSQMTGSFTFPTNVAAAYLDVFLESQGGDEFWYTCFPNDLASKLNNCGNTAFREGEVSVDNHPAGVVPVYPWIYTGGIDPFLWIPIPGVETLNFVPYRINLTPFAGQLDDGNPHTIAVSVYNDNNYFAANAALLVYEDHGSKVVTGRLISDGTPGTPDEKVDEDVKTTKSGGTRGTIATTATHAVFVNGYVITSKGRIDTRVLQSIHFSNVQKIDVTSSQYLQDIKQDTLVASDIVIITKNGTQKIREQRNWPLTVDYNSVGTASSSTQTTAVSQTKNQSGVLNDLPWSLLNVVQSSDTLTITPSGFTPSNGKSRQQYKLRNLQGYRCYDETLKSANYVIASRSKGC, encoded by the coding sequence TTGACGGCGTGTAGCCGCGCCGGATTCGCGCCAGGCGTGCCGGGGGTGCCCTCGCAGATTGCGACCGGGCCACTCTCGATGCAGCGAGCCGCGGAGCGAATTCGCGCGCTCGGCGATGCAGCCGGTTCGAAGGCGGCGCACGGCGGAGCCGGTTACCCCGCAACGGCCGTCCCGCGCGTGCAGGTTCCGAACGAGGCGCCCTGCGTGGACGTGCTGTTCACGCCGCGCACGCCCCCGATCAATAAGGGCGACCTGCGCGTCGGCAAGTTCGCCGATTATAAGGATCATCCGTTCCACTACGAGCCGCCGGCGAACTGCCCCGGTCCGTACGCCAAGATCGTTTTCAAGATGCACTTCAGGGTCTCGGCGGGCGTGCAGTATGATCGCACCGGCGCCGTCTGGGTTGGCGCGACGAACATCTTCTTCGGAACGACCTCGGAGCCCGGCGCGCACGCGAGCCCCGAATGGACCGTGGAGCGTGATGTGTCGGAATATGCGCCGATCTTCGCGCAGAAATCCACGGGTCAGGCTTCCGTGTACAACATCGTGAACACGCAGTACACGGGCATCATCTACGGATCGGCCGAGCTCGACTTCTATCCCGCCACCTCGCAGTATCCGGCCGCCCATGCCGCCGACGCCGTCTATCCGCTGTCCGGCGGCCCTACGGGAGGATATGTCGACCTGAACTCCGCGTCGAGCCAGATGACCGGCAGCTTCACGTTCCCGACCAACGTCGCGGCCGCGTATCTGGATGTGTTTCTCGAATCGCAGGGAGGGGACGAGTTCTGGTACACGTGCTTCCCGAACGACCTCGCATCGAAGCTAAACAACTGCGGCAACACCGCGTTTCGCGAGGGCGAGGTGAGCGTGGACAACCATCCGGCAGGCGTGGTTCCGGTCTATCCGTGGATTTACACCGGCGGAATCGACCCCTTCCTGTGGATCCCGATACCCGGGGTCGAGACGCTCAACTTCGTGCCGTACCGCATCAATCTGACGCCCTTCGCGGGACAGCTCGACGACGGCAACCCGCACACGATCGCCGTGTCGGTCTACAACGACAACAACTACTTCGCGGCGAACGCGGCGCTGCTCGTCTACGAAGATCACGGCTCGAAGGTCGTGACCGGAAGGCTCATTAGCGACGGCACGCCGGGCACCCCCGACGAGAAGGTCGACGAGGACGTCAAGACCACGAAGAGCGGCGGCACGCGGGGAACGATCGCGACGACGGCGACACACGCGGTGTTCGTCAACGGCTACGTGATCACGTCGAAGGGCCGGATCGATACTCGCGTGTTGCAGAGCATCCACTTCTCGAACGTTCAGAAGATCGACGTGACCTCGAGCCAGTATCTGCAAGACATCAAGCAAGACACGCTGGTGGCCTCGGATATCGTGATCATCACGAAGAATGGTACGCAGAAGATCCGCGAGCAGCGTAACTGGCCGCTGACGGTCGACTACAACTCGGTCGGGACCGCAAGCAGCTCCACCCAAACGACCGCAGTGTCACAGACGAAGAACCAGAGCGGAGTCCTCAACGATCTGCCGTGGTCGCTGCTCAACGTCGTGCAGTCGTCGGATACGCTGACGATTACGCCGTCTGGCTTCACGCCGTCGAACGGCAAGAGCCGGCAGCAGTACAAGCTGCGCAACCTGCAGGGATACCGCTGCTATGACGAGACGCTGAAGTCAGCGAACTACGTGATCGCCTCCCGCTCGAAAGGCTGCTAA
- a CDS encoding alkaline phosphatase family protein — translation MLKRLHRCMAGVATLSVAFAAGCGGAGAGSSSGVMVPAGPALPAPAARIGHKIQHVVIIIQENRSVDNLFHRFPGADTVDYGKSSKGKLVALLPEPLDKPMDIDHRHVAFVTEYDGGKMDGFDLVQSHCNKNAGSRCRQSDPHAYGYVPEKQIKPYWTMAEDYTLADHMFQTNQGPSFPAHQYLVSGTSTISNQSPLWAAENPHDKGVSGSGGCDSKPGTLVSVIDPQGQENRQVFPCFTRVSLMDRITAKGLTWRYYQAHIGRGLWNAPDAIRNVRYGPLYSTDVVAPAKRVLDDVVAGDLANVVWVTPTRAASDHPGVTDGSGPSWVASIVNAIGKSQYWDDTAIFITWDDWGGWYDHVAPRQLNAYELGFRVPLIVVSPYAKQHYISHDEHEFGSILKFTERAFGMTPLHTTDVRADDLFDCFDFTKPATRFRPVSAPLGRDYFLAQPTSNADPDDDW, via the coding sequence ATGTTGAAACGACTGCATCGGTGTATGGCCGGCGTCGCGACGTTGAGCGTGGCGTTCGCTGCCGGCTGCGGCGGAGCCGGCGCCGGTTCGTCGAGCGGCGTGATGGTTCCGGCCGGCCCGGCTCTGCCGGCGCCGGCGGCGCGCATCGGTCATAAGATCCAGCACGTCGTCATCATCATCCAGGAGAACCGCTCGGTCGACAATCTCTTCCACCGCTTCCCCGGCGCGGATACCGTCGACTATGGGAAGTCCTCGAAAGGCAAGCTCGTCGCGCTGCTGCCCGAGCCGCTGGACAAGCCGATGGACATCGACCACAGGCACGTCGCATTCGTGACGGAATATGACGGCGGGAAGATGGACGGTTTCGACCTCGTTCAATCGCACTGCAACAAAAACGCCGGCAGTCGCTGCCGTCAGAGCGATCCGCACGCGTACGGCTACGTGCCCGAGAAACAGATCAAGCCGTATTGGACGATGGCAGAAGACTACACGCTCGCGGATCACATGTTCCAGACCAATCAGGGGCCGAGTTTTCCGGCGCATCAGTACCTGGTGAGCGGAACGTCCACGATCTCCAACCAGTCGCCCCTGTGGGCGGCGGAGAACCCCCACGACAAGGGCGTTTCCGGCTCGGGCGGCTGCGATTCGAAGCCCGGCACGCTGGTATCCGTCATCGATCCGCAGGGTCAGGAAAACCGCCAAGTATTCCCCTGTTTCACGCGCGTGTCGCTGATGGACCGCATCACCGCCAAAGGCTTGACGTGGCGCTACTACCAGGCACACATCGGACGTGGCTTATGGAATGCGCCGGACGCCATCCGCAACGTCCGCTACGGCCCTCTTTACAGCACGGACGTTGTCGCGCCGGCAAAGCGCGTGCTCGACGACGTCGTCGCCGGCGACCTGGCCAACGTGGTGTGGGTGACACCCACTAGAGCCGCGTCCGATCACCCCGGCGTCACCGACGGCTCGGGCCCGTCCTGGGTCGCGAGCATCGTCAATGCGATCGGCAAGAGCCAGTACTGGGACGACACGGCGATATTCATCACGTGGGACGACTGGGGAGGATGGTACGATCACGTCGCGCCCCGCCAGTTGAATGCCTACGAGCTCGGATTCAGGGTGCCGCTGATCGTGGTGTCGCCATACGCAAAGCAGCATTACATCTCACACGACGAGCACGAGTTCGGCAGCATCCTGAAGTTTACGGAGAGGGCGTTCGGGATGACGCCGCTGCACACGACCGACGTCCGCGCGGACGATCTCTTCGATTGCTTCGACTTCACGAAGCCCGCGACGCGTTTCAGGCCCGTAAGCGCGCCGCTTGGTCGCGACTACTTCCTGGCGCAGCCGACGTCCAATGCCGACCCCGACGATGACTGGTAA
- a CDS encoding TetR/AcrR family transcriptional regulator: MSRTADEARRRELLERAVDYVCRHGLAELSLRPLAKALKSSPRVLLYYFGSKENLVVEIVRRGRARQQAMMATVKLAGLAPKTVARTLWREWSKPEWEPLTQLSFEIYALALRDASRFPGYLEGSIHGWLAALEVCTMLPGYTRRQAEALGTLLIAGFRGFLLDLLATHERARINRAVDLWLEFVYDAAE, translated from the coding sequence GTGTCGAGAACCGCGGACGAGGCGCGGCGCCGCGAGCTGCTGGAGCGGGCCGTCGACTACGTGTGCCGCCACGGCCTGGCCGAGCTGTCCCTGCGTCCGCTTGCGAAGGCCCTCAAGTCGAGTCCGCGGGTCCTCTTGTACTACTTTGGGTCGAAGGAGAATTTGGTTGTCGAGATCGTGCGGCGCGGCCGCGCCCGCCAGCAAGCGATGATGGCGACGGTCAAGCTCGCGGGCCTCGCGCCAAAAACGGTGGCGCGCACGCTATGGCGCGAGTGGAGCAAGCCGGAGTGGGAGCCGCTCACGCAGCTCTCCTTCGAGATCTACGCGCTGGCGCTGCGCGACGCGTCGCGTTTTCCGGGCTACCTCGAGGGCTCGATCCACGGCTGGCTTGCGGCGCTCGAGGTCTGCACGATGCTGCCCGGTTACACGCGCCGGCAGGCCGAGGCCTTGGGCACGCTGCTCATCGCCGGGTTCCGCGGATTTCTGCTCGATCTCCTGGCGACGCACGAACGCGCCCGAATCAATCGGGCCGTCGATCTATGGTTGGAGTTTGTGTATGATGCGGCCGAATAG
- a CDS encoding TCR/Tet family MFS transporter produces the protein MMRPNSARRGATIFIFITVLIDMLTFGMIGPVLPKLIASFVGNDFAHAAEIIGLFATVWALMQFFCSPLLGMLSDRVGRRPVILLSNAITVVDYAIMALAPNLAWLFAGRVLSGVATANMTAASAYVADVNPPEKRAAAFGMIGSAFGLGFVLGPAIGGLVGNVNPRLTFWAAAIFALLNTLYGLFVLPESLAPENRTRRLEWKRANPIGSLALLRSHHELWGLTWVNFITYLAHEVFPNVWVIFCIAAFGWSTGSVGLTLALVGTIAAINQATMIRPVIARLGERRTLLASLVVAAAGLALMGTGNGVLFLVAAAIISLPMYQASSQALMTRRVGAAEQGQLQGALGSVRGISMLIGPLIFTLTFAQFAGPWRSLGLIGAPWLLAAALYAVSLAIAWRVTSRADDVVLPPLEPAPPIYAEG, from the coding sequence ATGATGCGGCCGAATAGCGCTCGGCGCGGCGCGACGATCTTCATCTTCATTACGGTGCTCATCGACATGCTGACGTTTGGCATGATCGGACCGGTGTTGCCAAAGCTTATCGCGAGCTTCGTCGGCAACGACTTCGCGCACGCCGCCGAGATCATCGGTCTCTTCGCCACGGTGTGGGCGCTGATGCAATTCTTCTGCTCGCCGCTGCTCGGCATGCTCTCCGATCGTGTCGGGCGGCGCCCGGTGATCCTGCTGTCCAACGCGATAACCGTCGTCGACTACGCGATCATGGCGCTCGCCCCAAACCTCGCCTGGCTCTTCGCAGGCCGTGTGCTCTCCGGCGTCGCGACGGCGAACATGACCGCCGCGAGCGCGTACGTCGCCGACGTCAACCCGCCCGAGAAGCGTGCCGCGGCCTTCGGCATGATCGGCAGCGCCTTCGGGCTGGGGTTCGTCCTCGGTCCCGCGATCGGAGGGCTCGTCGGCAACGTCAATCCCCGCCTGACGTTTTGGGCCGCGGCTATCTTCGCTCTGCTGAACACCCTCTACGGCCTATTCGTGCTGCCGGAGTCGCTCGCGCCGGAGAATCGGACGCGCCGGCTCGAATGGAAACGCGCGAATCCAATCGGGTCGCTCGCGCTTTTGCGCTCCCACCACGAGCTGTGGGGCCTGACCTGGGTCAACTTCATCACCTACCTCGCGCACGAGGTATTTCCGAACGTCTGGGTGATCTTCTGCATCGCCGCGTTCGGCTGGAGCACGGGGAGCGTCGGCCTCACCCTGGCGCTCGTCGGCACGATCGCGGCGATCAATCAAGCGACGATGATACGGCCCGTCATCGCGCGCCTCGGCGAGCGACGCACGCTGCTGGCCAGCCTCGTTGTGGCCGCGGCGGGACTCGCGCTGATGGGAACCGGCAACGGCGTCCTGTTCCTCGTCGCTGCGGCGATAATATCGCTGCCGATGTACCAGGCGTCGTCGCAGGCACTCATGACGCGACGAGTCGGCGCCGCGGAACAGGGTCAGCTGCAGGGTGCGCTCGGGTCCGTGCGCGGCATCTCGATGTTGATCGGCCCGTTGATCTTCACGCTGACTTTCGCGCAGTTCGCCGGGCCGTGGCGCTCGCTGGGATTGATCGGCGCGCCGTGGCTGCTCGCCGCAGCACTGTACGCCGTCTCGCTGGCGATCGCGTGGCGAGTCACCTCGCGCGCCGACGACGTCGTGCTTCCGCCGCTCGAACCGGCGCCCCCGATCTACGCCGAGGGCTGA
- a CDS encoding alcohol dehydrogenase catalytic domain-containing protein produces MSPRTMRAAVLYDVDDVRVEERPVPELGDGELLVRTMASGICSGDVMPWYIKRKAPLVLGHEPAGIVAEVRGSSAFAVGDRVFVHHHAPCFECAACRRAEYVQCATWRATKIEPGGIAEYFRVPVENQRDTLRLSHGVAFADAALTEPLACVVKSLRRGGAAAGERVYVIGLGVMGQLHVLAARQIGSEVFASDFIEARRAIAARNGAVAFAPEDASRVVGAGAAVVICGPGTARALEHAFESAAPSGTVVMFTPFPPDVPLTIGSERFYFGDLRAVASYSAGPQDTRAALDLIEQGVVSAEKVGATLVDLADVPRAYRDLAEARIVKPIVSFAQPSA; encoded by the coding sequence GTGAGCCCGCGCACGATGCGGGCCGCCGTGCTCTACGACGTCGACGACGTGCGCGTCGAGGAGCGCCCGGTACCGGAGCTCGGCGACGGCGAGCTGCTGGTGCGCACGATGGCGAGCGGCATCTGCAGCGGCGACGTCATGCCCTGGTACATCAAGCGCAAGGCGCCGCTCGTGCTCGGTCACGAGCCGGCGGGGATCGTCGCGGAGGTACGCGGCAGCAGCGCGTTCGCGGTCGGAGATCGCGTGTTCGTGCATCACCACGCCCCGTGCTTCGAGTGCGCGGCATGCCGTCGCGCCGAGTACGTGCAGTGCGCGACCTGGCGTGCCACCAAGATCGAGCCGGGCGGCATCGCCGAATACTTTCGCGTGCCCGTGGAAAATCAACGCGACACCCTGCGGCTTTCGCACGGCGTTGCGTTTGCCGATGCCGCGCTGACCGAACCGCTGGCCTGCGTGGTGAAATCGCTTCGCCGCGGCGGTGCCGCTGCCGGCGAGCGCGTGTACGTGATCGGCCTCGGTGTCATGGGGCAGTTGCACGTTTTGGCGGCGCGGCAAATCGGATCCGAGGTGTTCGCGAGCGACTTCATCGAGGCGCGCCGCGCGATCGCCGCGCGCAACGGCGCGGTCGCGTTTGCTCCGGAGGACGCGAGCCGCGTGGTCGGCGCCGGAGCCGCGGTCGTCATCTGCGGGCCGGGAACCGCGCGCGCGTTGGAGCACGCGTTCGAGTCCGCTGCGCCTTCCGGCACCGTCGTAATGTTCACGCCGTTTCCGCCGGACGTGCCGCTCACGATTGGTTCGGAGCGCTTCTACTTCGGCGATCTCCGTGCGGTCGCGAGCTATTCGGCGGGACCGCAGGACACGCGAGCGGCGCTCGACTTGATCGAACAGGGCGTCGTCTCGGCTGAGAAAGTCGGTGCGACGCTCGTGGACCTCGCCGACGTGCCGCGCGCCTATCGCGACTTGGCGGAGGCGCGCATCGTCAAGCCGATCGTCAGCTTCGCTCAGCCCTCGGCGTAG
- a CDS encoding alcohol dehydrogenase catalytic domain-containing protein, translated as MNASSRVAMLVEPKRIELQLESMPEAPPGGIVVRVRAALTDGTDLKTFRRGHPKMPMPTRFGHEFSGDVAAVGSGVTAFGPGDPVMCVHTAPCGHCFWCRHSQEELCESIMSAMVLGAYSDFVALPKRVVDKNCYPKPDGVSYAEGAFLEPLACVAHSLAMLEPTPGSTVVVLGNGGFGILHGLLLQRQAVDVLLFGRRAERVAFARDLGLDSYYPGAVAMRDVILERTNGRGADAVIECTGSPEMWEGAPSYVRRGGVVSFFAGLPSEARVSFLAARLHYDEVRLLAPFHFTPADVRAAYDLIAAHTLPLRRLITHTAPLSEIVELFGRLDAGEGLKALIEP; from the coding sequence GTGAATGCTTCGTCGCGCGTGGCCATGCTCGTCGAGCCCAAGCGGATCGAACTGCAGCTCGAGTCGATGCCGGAGGCGCCGCCGGGCGGGATCGTCGTGCGCGTCAGAGCGGCGCTGACCGACGGCACGGATCTGAAGACGTTCCGCCGCGGACATCCGAAGATGCCGATGCCGACGCGCTTCGGTCACGAGTTCTCGGGCGACGTCGCCGCGGTGGGCTCCGGCGTTACGGCGTTTGGGCCCGGCGACCCAGTGATGTGCGTGCACACCGCGCCGTGCGGCCATTGTTTCTGGTGCCGCCACTCGCAAGAGGAGCTGTGCGAGAGCATTATGTCGGCGATGGTTCTCGGCGCGTATTCGGACTTCGTCGCTTTGCCCAAACGCGTGGTCGATAAGAACTGCTATCCCAAGCCGGACGGCGTAAGCTATGCCGAAGGCGCGTTTCTTGAGCCGCTCGCGTGCGTCGCGCACTCGCTCGCGATGCTGGAGCCCACCCCCGGCTCGACCGTCGTCGTGCTGGGCAACGGCGGCTTTGGAATTCTACACGGGCTGCTGCTGCAGCGCCAGGCCGTCGACGTGCTGCTCTTCGGCCGGCGCGCCGAGCGCGTCGCGTTCGCCCGCGATCTGGGGCTAGATAGTTACTACCCCGGGGCCGTGGCGATGCGCGACGTCATCCTCGAGCGCACGAACGGCCGCGGCGCCGACGCGGTGATCGAATGCACGGGAAGCCCGGAGATGTGGGAGGGCGCGCCGTCGTACGTCCGACGCGGCGGCGTCGTGTCGTTCTTCGCGGGTCTACCGAGCGAGGCGCGCGTCTCGTTCTTAGCCGCGCGGCTGCATTACGACGAGGTCCGGCTCCTGGCCCCGTTCCACTTCACGCCGGCCGACGTGCGCGCGGCGTACGATCTGATCGCCGCGCACACGCTGCCGTTGCGGCGCCTGATCACGCACACCGCACCGCTAAGCGAGATCGTCGAGCTGTTCGGGCGGCTCGACGCGGGAGAGGGACTGAAGGCGTTGATCGAGCCGTGA
- a CDS encoding thioesterase family protein, with product MTRFVDRLPQGARVFESRLQVQWADVDVVGIMYFAAYSRFAEYAEMHLFAELGFPYESVFTEYGFWLPRVRVEAEYHAPALMSDWLRMRTHIEHVGASSVRWQTVMFNERSAEAGAALTLVVAAIDAATKKSRPLPQPIRSALLACVGEAIAP from the coding sequence ATGACGCGCTTCGTCGACCGGCTTCCGCAGGGCGCGCGGGTCTTCGAGAGCCGGCTCCAGGTCCAGTGGGCCGACGTCGACGTCGTGGGAATCATGTATTTCGCGGCCTACTCGCGGTTTGCGGAGTACGCCGAGATGCATCTTTTTGCGGAGCTGGGGTTTCCGTACGAGAGCGTGTTCACGGAGTATGGATTCTGGCTGCCTCGGGTGCGCGTGGAGGCCGAGTACCACGCGCCGGCGCTCATGAGCGACTGGCTGCGCATGCGCACGCACATCGAGCACGTCGGGGCGTCGAGCGTGCGCTGGCAGACCGTCATGTTCAACGAACGCTCGGCGGAGGCGGGAGCCGCCCTTACGCTCGTGGTCGCCGCGATCGACGCGGCGACGAAGAAGAGCCGGCCGCTGCCGCAGCCGATTCGTTCGGCGTTGCTGGCCTGCGTCGGGGAAGCGATCGCGCCGTGA
- a CDS encoding riboflavin synthase, protein MFSGLIEYRGAVVALDAHAHGGATLAVRCEGARAERVEPKDSIAIDGVCLTATAIDGEVVSFDVVPETLACSTLGERTAGELVNVEYALRVGDRLGGHLVYGHVDAAPRVLLRNPEGQGERLRIETPVQLAPMIANKGFVALDGVSVTVAAAGPQWFEVALIPETLTRTTLGARVPGSRVNLEVDPLARYADVILSLR, encoded by the coding sequence ATGTTTAGCGGCTTGATCGAATACCGCGGCGCGGTCGTCGCGCTCGACGCGCACGCGCACGGCGGCGCGACGCTGGCCGTGCGTTGCGAGGGCGCGCGAGCGGAGCGCGTCGAGCCCAAGGATTCAATAGCGATCGACGGCGTCTGCCTCACCGCGACCGCAATCGATGGCGAGGTCGTTTCGTTCGACGTCGTTCCCGAGACGCTCGCGTGCAGCACGCTGGGCGAGAGGACGGCGGGCGAGCTGGTCAACGTCGAATACGCGCTGCGCGTGGGCGACCGGCTGGGGGGACATCTGGTCTACGGGCACGTCGACGCGGCGCCGCGCGTTTTGCTGCGAAACCCCGAGGGTCAGGGAGAGCGACTGCGAATCGAGACGCCCGTGCAACTCGCTCCGATGATCGCGAACAAGGGCTTCGTCGCGCTGGACGGCGTGAGCGTCACCGTCGCGGCAGCGGGACCGCAGTGGTTCGAGGTCGCGCTGATCCCCGAGACGCTGACGCGAACTACCCTCGGGGCGCGCGTGCCGGGCAGCCGCGTCAACCTCGAAGTCGATCCGCTCGCTCGTTACGCCGACGTCATCCTGAGCCTACGATGA
- the ribD gene encoding bifunctional diaminohydroxyphosphoribosylaminopyrimidine deaminase/5-amino-6-(5-phosphoribosylamino)uracil reductase RibD: protein MGGLRAELTPLDELFLQRAYELAARGLGETAPNPPVGAVVVRDGRVVGEGYHHGAGAPHAEVNALRGAGSRARDATLYVSLEPCGHVGRTPPCAQAVVGAGVVRVVVGTLDPAGHGGTAQLRERGVEVAVAGDAAAEALIEPFARASALRRPYVAVKMAMSLDGAVAPAPGLREPLGSEAEQRYVRELRIVHDAVMVGAGTVRIDDPMLTVRPEHDRARPYLRIVACERDAVPSGSRIFVAADGYAKTIVLAPAALRPRLDSLADAADVIVIGDADAVTLDLAKAMEALRERGICSVLCEGGPRLAARLIAGGLADRFYWAIAPRLLHAEGAVPVLRGVDLASRAVRARFDNVERVGDDVILSGTFGDV, encoded by the coding sequence CGGCGCGGTCGTGGTTCGCGACGGGCGCGTCGTCGGCGAGGGCTATCATCATGGCGCCGGCGCTCCGCACGCCGAGGTGAACGCCTTGCGCGGCGCCGGATCGCGGGCCCGCGACGCGACACTCTACGTCTCGCTGGAACCGTGCGGGCACGTCGGGCGAACGCCTCCCTGCGCGCAGGCCGTCGTCGGCGCGGGCGTCGTGCGCGTCGTGGTCGGCACGCTCGACCCGGCGGGGCACGGCGGCACCGCGCAGTTGCGCGAACGCGGCGTGGAGGTCGCCGTCGCGGGCGACGCCGCCGCGGAAGCGCTGATCGAGCCCTTCGCGCGCGCGAGCGCGCTGCGGCGCCCGTACGTTGCTGTGAAAATGGCGATGTCGCTCGACGGCGCGGTCGCGCCCGCACCCGGGCTGCGCGAGCCGCTCGGATCCGAGGCGGAGCAGCGCTACGTGCGCGAGCTTCGCATCGTTCACGACGCAGTGATGGTCGGTGCGGGAACCGTGCGCATCGACGATCCGATGCTGACGGTCCGTCCCGAACACGATCGCGCGCGCCCGTACCTTCGCATCGTGGCGTGCGAACGCGACGCGGTTCCGTCCGGCAGCCGCATTTTCGTCGCAGCCGACGGCTACGCGAAAACGATCGTGCTCGCTCCGGCGGCCCTGCGGCCGCGACTCGACTCTCTCGCGGATGCGGCCGACGTGATTGTCATCGGCGACGCCGACGCCGTGACGCTCGACCTCGCCAAGGCAATGGAGGCGCTGCGCGAGCGCGGCATCTGCAGCGTGCTGTGCGAAGGCGGACCGAGGCTCGCCGCCCGGCTGATCGCCGGCGGCCTCGCCGATCGGTTCTATTGGGCCATCGCCCCGCGCTTGCTGCACGCGGAGGGCGCCGTGCCCGTGCTCCGCGGCGTCGACCTCGCGTCGCGCGCGGTACGCGCACGCTTCGACAACGTGGAACGCGTCGGTGACGATGTCATACTCTCGGGCACGTTCGGCGATGTTTAG